A genome region from Desulfovibrio sp. X2 includes the following:
- a CDS encoding MerR family transcriptional regulator, with amino-acid sequence MTAKKLLSIAVISRDLNIPESTLHYWKNRFSEFLPSVGRGRQKRFRPESVDIFRTIGEMLKLGHTTRDVKAELASHYPLNVEPAREQGASGAAMPMPMQQMQPVVEGTAQIATAVGMEIAKVIGEKLGEALRVACGDGLSTLNEQLAEARQAMAEQASVVDTLRRSGGYCESRLADQDLLIQTLRGELEVLQERGETRQEPGVQGEEVLNLRRENSELRDKLSVLESELVRLRKDRREMEKFLLEKISTLSKG; translated from the coding sequence GTGACCGCGAAAAAGCTGCTCTCCATCGCAGTGATCTCCAGGGACCTGAACATCCCGGAATCGACCCTGCACTACTGGAAGAACCGGTTCTCGGAATTCCTTCCCAGCGTGGGCCGCGGCCGACAGAAGCGCTTCAGGCCCGAGTCCGTGGACATCTTCAGGACCATCGGCGAGATGCTGAAGCTCGGCCACACCACGCGCGACGTGAAGGCCGAACTGGCCTCGCACTACCCCCTGAACGTGGAGCCCGCGCGCGAGCAGGGCGCGTCCGGCGCGGCCATGCCCATGCCCATGCAGCAGATGCAACCCGTGGTCGAAGGCACGGCGCAGATCGCCACGGCCGTGGGCATGGAGATCGCCAAGGTCATCGGCGAGAAGCTGGGCGAGGCGCTGCGCGTGGCCTGCGGCGACGGGCTCTCCACCCTGAACGAGCAGCTCGCGGAGGCCAGGCAGGCCATGGCCGAGCAGGCCTCCGTGGTGGACACCCTGCGCCGGAGCGGGGGCTACTGCGAGTCCAGGCTCGCGGACCAGGACCTGCTCATCCAGACCCTGCGCGGGGAACTCGAGGTGCTGCAGGAGCGCGGCGAGACCCGACAGGAGCCGGGCGTCCAGGGCGAAGAGGTGCTGAACCTGCGCCGCGAGAACTCCGAGCTCAGGGACAAGCTCTCGGTCCTCGAATCCGAGCTCGTGCGCCTGCGCAAGGACCGCCGCGAGATGGAGAAGTTCCTGCTCGAGAAGATCAGCACCCTCTCGAAGGGCTAG
- the htpG gene encoding molecular chaperone HtpG, with amino-acid sequence MSSAKGTGTFKFKAEIRQLLDILVHSLYASKEIFLRELVSNASDALDKLRIEQLRGAGAAEMPLEIRITTDKDAGVLTISDTGVGMTRDEIVQNIGTIAHSGTSEFVKRLAETKDSTQASSVIGQFGVGFYSVFMVADKVELTTRSHTGEEPAWTWTSDGQGSFTISPAENGPERGTSIRVTLRPEAKEYANPARIKEIIARHSNFLAWPILVDGERVNTVQAIWREPKFQVTAEQYAEFYKFLTYDSEEPLDTVHIAADAPIQWTALLFVPQKNRDLLMGSYQGQQGVDLYVRRVLIQHENKDVLPEYLGFMRGVVDSEDLPLNVARETLQENLLLRKISTSVVKQVLSHLKKLAESEPAKYATLWREHGKIFKLGYGDFANKESFAELLRFASTASDDPEALTSLAEYAGRMKEGQKEIYFISGQSREAALANPNLELLRRKGVEVLLLLDPIDEFVMETLHEFDSKLLVPAERADPAVLEALPDVAGPDGEEKQEELREDELLALPELISRMKAVLGERVTEVRESKRLKDSPVVLVAPDGQPSSGMQKIIRLMTKDESVPPRVLEINTHHPVIRNLLAVAARNAEDPFLALAAEQLYESAMIQDGYLADPHTLVRHMRELLGKASELYAK; translated from the coding sequence ATGAGCAGCGCCAAGGGCACGGGTACGTTCAAGTTCAAGGCTGAGATCCGTCAGCTTCTCGATATCCTGGTCCATTCGCTCTACGCGAGCAAGGAGATCTTTCTCCGCGAGCTCGTCTCCAACGCCTCCGACGCCCTGGACAAGCTGCGCATAGAGCAGCTGCGCGGCGCGGGCGCGGCCGAGATGCCGCTCGAGATCAGGATCACCACGGACAAGGACGCGGGCGTCCTGACCATCAGCGACACCGGCGTGGGCATGACCCGCGACGAGATCGTGCAGAACATCGGCACCATCGCCCACTCGGGCACCTCCGAGTTCGTCAAGCGCCTCGCCGAGACCAAGGACTCCACCCAGGCCTCCTCGGTCATCGGCCAGTTCGGCGTGGGCTTCTACTCGGTCTTCATGGTCGCGGACAAGGTGGAGCTCACCACCCGCTCCCACACCGGAGAGGAGCCCGCCTGGACCTGGACCTCGGACGGACAGGGCAGCTTCACCATCAGCCCGGCGGAAAACGGCCCGGAACGCGGCACCTCCATCCGCGTCACGCTCCGCCCCGAGGCCAAGGAGTACGCGAACCCGGCGCGCATCAAAGAGATCATCGCGCGCCACTCCAACTTCCTGGCCTGGCCCATCCTGGTGGACGGCGAGCGCGTGAACACGGTGCAGGCCATCTGGCGCGAGCCCAAGTTCCAGGTCACGGCCGAGCAGTACGCCGAATTCTACAAGTTCCTGACCTACGACTCCGAAGAGCCGCTCGATACCGTGCACATCGCGGCCGACGCGCCCATCCAGTGGACCGCGCTGCTCTTCGTGCCGCAGAAGAACCGCGACCTGCTCATGGGCTCCTACCAGGGCCAGCAGGGCGTGGACCTCTACGTGCGCCGCGTGCTCATCCAGCACGAGAACAAGGACGTGCTGCCCGAGTACCTGGGCTTCATGCGCGGCGTGGTGGACTCCGAGGACCTGCCGCTGAACGTGGCCCGCGAGACGCTGCAGGAGAACCTGCTGCTGCGCAAGATCAGCACCTCCGTGGTCAAGCAGGTGCTCTCGCACCTGAAGAAGCTCGCCGAGTCCGAGCCCGCGAAGTACGCCACCCTCTGGCGCGAGCACGGCAAGATCTTCAAGCTCGGCTACGGCGACTTCGCCAACAAGGAGTCCTTCGCCGAGCTGCTGCGCTTCGCCTCCACCGCAAGCGACGATCCCGAGGCCCTGACCTCGCTCGCCGAATACGCGGGCCGCATGAAGGAAGGGCAGAAGGAGATCTACTTCATCTCCGGCCAGAGCCGCGAGGCCGCCCTGGCCAACCCGAACCTCGAGCTCCTGCGCAGGAAGGGCGTCGAGGTCCTGCTGCTCCTCGATCCCATCGACGAGTTCGTCATGGAGACCCTGCACGAGTTCGACAGCAAGCTCCTGGTCCCGGCCGAGCGCGCCGATCCCGCCGTCCTGGAGGCCCTGCCCGACGTGGCCGGGCCTGATGGCGAGGAGAAGCAGGAGGAGCTGCGCGAGGACGAGCTCCTGGCCCTGCCCGAACTCATCTCCCGCATGAAGGCCGTGCTCGGCGAGCGCGTGACCGAGGTGCGCGAGTCCAAGCGCCTCAAGGACTCGCCCGTGGTCCTGGTGGCCCCGGACGGCCAGCCCAGCTCCGGCATGCAGAAGATCATCCGCCTCATGACCAAGGACGAGTCCGTGCCGCCGCGCGTGCTCGAGATCAACACGCATCACCCGGTCATCCGCAACCTCCTGGCCGTGGCCGCCAGGAACGCCGAGGACCCCTTCCTCGCCCTGGCCGCCGAGCAGCTCTACGAGTCCGCCATGATCCAGGACGGCTACCTCGCCGACCCGCACACCCTGGTGCGCCACATGCGGGAGCTGCTGGGCAAGGCCAGCGAACTGTACGCGAAGTAG
- a CDS encoding tyrosine-type recombinase/integrase: MVFSEMVARRSGSLLTRDDVYPDEGRVVLHTRKKRSRSVPLRSVTLTGVLRDVLTRLWKERDPDVPWVFRLEWKNRKTGLQEKRPYSKRSNLLKKLCARADVTRFGFHSLRRSGATVMDEAGVAVSAIQRILGHGDRRSTERYLKKLRPIEIEAMAIFEQACGRRTENHTQTAHTA, encoded by the coding sequence ATGGTCTTCTCGGAGATGGTTGCCAGGCGCTCGGGCTCCCTTTTGACCAGGGACGACGTCTACCCGGACGAAGGCCGGGTGGTGCTGCACACGCGCAAGAAGCGCTCGCGCAGCGTGCCCTTGCGCAGCGTCACCCTGACCGGCGTCCTGCGCGACGTCCTGACGAGGCTGTGGAAGGAACGCGATCCCGACGTGCCCTGGGTCTTTCGGCTCGAATGGAAGAACCGGAAGACCGGGCTGCAGGAGAAGCGGCCCTACAGCAAGCGCAGCAACCTGCTGAAGAAGCTGTGCGCCCGGGCGGACGTGACGCGCTTCGGTTTCCATTCCCTGCGCCGCTCCGGGGCCACGGTCATGGACGAAGCGGGTGTGGCCGTCTCGGCCATCCAGCGTATCCTGGGCCATGGCGACCGGCGCTCCACCGAGCGCTACCTGAAGAAGCTGCGCCCCATCGAGATCGAAGCCATGGCGATCTTCGAGCAGGCCTGCGGCAGGCGGACCGAAAACCACACACAGACGGCCCACACGGCTTAG
- a CDS encoding undecaprenyl-diphosphatase, whose amino-acid sequence MEHFNRTLFLLLNASVNPPVLLLGLARMLAVQAIWLVPLTLAAGWLRGAPATRAVMLRAAAAGLLGLSANQAIGLVWPHHRPFALGLGHSFLAHAADSSFPSDHLTLLWAVAFSLLTHASTRRVGLFLALLGLPVAWARIYLGVHFPLDMAGAAGVAAASALGLLRCRRLFEGPVYAWALAAYRLLFAPLGSGHGRGRPQ is encoded by the coding sequence ATGGAGCATTTCAACCGGACTCTCTTTCTGCTGCTGAACGCCTCGGTGAACCCGCCCGTCCTTCTCCTGGGCCTCGCCCGGATGCTCGCCGTCCAGGCCATCTGGCTCGTGCCGCTGACGCTCGCGGCGGGCTGGCTCAGGGGCGCTCCGGCCACGCGGGCGGTCATGCTGCGGGCCGCGGCAGCAGGGCTTCTCGGACTGTCCGCCAATCAGGCGATCGGCCTCGTCTGGCCGCATCACCGCCCCTTCGCCCTGGGGCTCGGCCACAGCTTCCTGGCCCATGCCGCGGACTCGTCGTTTCCGAGCGACCACCTGACCCTGCTGTGGGCTGTGGCGTTCAGCCTCCTCACGCATGCCTCGACGCGCAGGGTCGGCCTGTTCCTGGCCCTGCTGGGCCTGCCAGTGGCCTGGGCGCGCATCTACCTCGGCGTGCACTTCCCCCTCGACATGGCCGGAGCGGCGGGCGTGGCCGCCGCGAGCGCCCTGGGGCTCCTTCGCTGCCGCCGCCTGTTCGAGGGCCCGGTCTACGCCTGGGCCCTGGCGGCCTACCGCCTGCTCTTCGCGCCGCTCGGCAGCGGCCACGGGCGCGGCCGGCCACAGTGA
- a CDS encoding dual specificity protein phosphatase family protein, which produces MRWIHKKQAGRVALALCLLASLVLARLWYLDEQGNFHAVTAGEAYRSAQMDRDELEHYVRAFGIRTVVNLRGGQRGAAWYDEEVATCRALGVGHVDIALSATSAPAPAKLRRLLSIFRSAPRPILVHCKSGADRSGLAAALWKLVIDGESAKSAARQLSLRYGHMPLGPTQAMDRCLDRLAGEGGYRGRALTATTLTSSS; this is translated from the coding sequence ATGAGATGGATACATAAAAAGCAGGCCGGGCGCGTGGCTCTGGCTCTCTGCCTTCTGGCGTCCCTCGTCCTGGCCAGGCTCTGGTACCTGGACGAGCAGGGCAACTTCCACGCGGTCACGGCCGGGGAGGCGTACCGCTCGGCGCAGATGGACCGGGACGAGCTGGAGCATTACGTGCGCGCCTTCGGCATACGCACGGTCGTCAACCTGCGGGGCGGGCAGCGGGGCGCCGCCTGGTACGACGAGGAGGTGGCGACCTGCCGCGCCCTCGGCGTCGGCCATGTCGATATCGCCCTTTCCGCCACCAGCGCGCCCGCTCCCGCCAAGCTCCGCCGGCTCCTCTCCATCTTCCGCAGCGCGCCGCGCCCGATCCTCGTCCACTGCAAGTCGGGCGCGGACCGCTCCGGGCTGGCCGCGGCCCTGTGGAAGCTCGTCATCGACGGTGAGTCCGCGAAGAGCGCCGCGCGGCAGCTCTCCCTGCGCTACGGCCACATGCCGTTGGGCCCGACCCAGGCCATGGACAGGTGCCTCGACAGGCTGGCCGGAGAAGGAGGCTACAGGGGCAGGGCCTTGACCGCCACCACGCTGACGTCGTCCTCCTGA
- a CDS encoding SpoIIE family protein phosphatase, translating to MIRDLRIRHKLLLLLLALVIPPLVLISCYAIWEAQNLGGDLADSAEAGMTRIAQRELTLAADLVDTEMLEARQSQELMLGLMAKEAAGLPAQSAEGTAVPSGAKSGLFHSPSDAEPEAAARDEARLAGLLPELRDLFSQGREEAAWGSVCLSGGTCLTYPPRPDFPAHYDARAQEWYREAAESPVPVWKLHVSPSGGRIVMTLAESVRGRGGRPAGVAAITALLRIVRENDSLSSGNGRSFRTMIARLGRRPDGGQGLFVIGDQVEESGFLFWERPSSRHWLDFDGASSWNRISAALDKGESALASTSYKGVPAFAVCKPLLGSDAVLVIISPREVIEAGGERAEDAIMSRTWRMTLVTGGLTLATMIAVVFLGLWGSGALTQRLAGLAAAARRLASGDLSAFVPVTSRDEIGELAQTFNEMGPQLDERLRLKQDVRLAREVQETLLPQSPPSLPGLDMAGAVSFCDATGGDYFDFLPYPGGGPCDVVLADVSGHGVSAALLTAVLRGLLRGRGGPEVSPAALLTRVNRLFSEDTSVSGSFVVMLHVRVEPGGPGRPARLAWCRAGLDPALLYDPAADAFSETLGEGVPLGVLPDHVYAEGEGASLLPGQVLVMATDGVWEARDTAGEMFGKQRLREVVRAHAGESAQDLVAAVHAAVRDFLGEAPQEDDVSVVAVKALPL from the coding sequence GTGATCCGTGACCTGCGCATCCGGCACAAGCTGCTGCTCCTTCTGCTCGCCCTGGTCATCCCGCCGCTGGTCCTGATCAGCTGCTACGCCATCTGGGAGGCCCAGAACCTGGGTGGGGACCTGGCCGACAGCGCGGAGGCGGGCATGACCCGCATCGCGCAGCGGGAGCTGACGCTCGCGGCCGACCTCGTGGACACCGAAATGCTCGAGGCCAGGCAGTCCCAGGAGCTCATGCTCGGGCTCATGGCCAAGGAGGCCGCCGGGCTCCCCGCCCAGTCCGCCGAAGGGACGGCGGTTCCCTCCGGCGCGAAGAGCGGCCTCTTCCATTCGCCGTCCGACGCCGAGCCCGAGGCGGCGGCCCGGGACGAGGCGCGGCTCGCGGGCCTGCTGCCCGAGCTGCGGGACCTCTTCTCCCAGGGCCGGGAGGAGGCCGCCTGGGGCAGCGTGTGCCTGAGCGGAGGGACCTGCCTGACCTATCCGCCCCGGCCGGACTTCCCCGCGCACTACGACGCGCGCGCCCAGGAGTGGTACCGGGAAGCGGCCGAGAGCCCCGTCCCGGTCTGGAAGCTCCACGTCAGTCCGTCCGGGGGCAGGATCGTCATGACCCTGGCCGAGTCCGTGCGCGGACGGGGGGGGCGGCCCGCGGGAGTGGCGGCCATCACGGCCCTGCTGCGGATCGTGCGCGAGAACGACAGCCTGTCCTCGGGCAACGGGCGGAGCTTCCGCACCATGATCGCCAGGCTCGGCCGCCGTCCGGACGGCGGCCAGGGGCTCTTCGTCATCGGCGACCAGGTGGAGGAGTCGGGCTTCCTGTTCTGGGAGCGGCCGAGCTCCCGCCACTGGCTGGATTTCGACGGCGCGTCCTCCTGGAACCGCATCAGTGCGGCCCTGGACAAGGGCGAATCAGCCCTCGCCTCCACGTCCTACAAGGGCGTGCCCGCCTTCGCGGTCTGCAAGCCCCTGCTCGGTTCGGACGCCGTGCTGGTCATCATCTCCCCCCGCGAGGTCATCGAAGCGGGCGGCGAGCGGGCCGAGGACGCCATCATGTCCCGCACCTGGCGCATGACCCTGGTCACGGGCGGCCTGACCCTGGCCACGATGATCGCCGTGGTCTTCCTGGGGCTGTGGGGCTCGGGAGCCCTGACGCAGCGGCTGGCCGGGCTCGCGGCCGCCGCCCGGCGGCTGGCCTCGGGCGACCTTTCGGCCTTTGTGCCCGTGACAAGCCGGGACGAGATCGGCGAGCTCGCCCAGACCTTCAACGAGATGGGCCCGCAGCTCGACGAGCGGCTGCGCCTCAAGCAGGACGTGCGGCTTGCCCGGGAGGTGCAGGAGACCCTGCTGCCGCAGTCCCCGCCCAGCCTGCCCGGGCTGGACATGGCAGGCGCGGTCTCCTTCTGCGATGCGACCGGAGGCGACTATTTCGACTTCCTTCCATACCCCGGCGGAGGGCCGTGCGACGTGGTGCTGGCCGACGTGAGCGGCCACGGCGTTTCCGCGGCGCTGCTCACGGCCGTGCTGCGCGGACTGCTGCGGGGTCGCGGCGGGCCGGAGGTCTCTCCGGCGGCGCTCCTGACGCGGGTGAACCGCCTCTTCTCAGAGGACACGAGCGTCTCCGGCAGCTTCGTCGTCATGCTCCACGTCCGCGTCGAGCCAGGCGGCCCGGGCCGTCCGGCCCGCCTCGCCTGGTGCCGCGCGGGACTGGATCCGGCGCTGCTCTACGACCCGGCCGCGGATGCCTTCTCCGAGACCCTGGGCGAGGGGGTGCCCCTCGGCGTGCTCCCGGACCATGTCTACGCGGAGGGAGAAGGAGCGTCCCTGCTCCCCGGCCAGGTGCTGGTCATGGCCACGGACGGGGTCTGGGAGGCGCGCGACACCGCGGGGGAGATGTTCGGCAAGCAGCGGCTGCGCGAGGTCGTGCGGGCGCACGCGGGCGAAAGCGCCCAGGATCTGGTGGCCGCGGTGCACGCCGCCGTGCGGGACTTCCTCGGCGAGGCGCCTCAGGAGGACGACGTCAGCGTGGTGGCGGTCAAGGCCCTGCCCCTGTAG
- a CDS encoding efflux RND transporter permease subunit produces the protein MNFTNWIQAHRRSILFLLALLAAGGLAASFGMPVTLFPRVNFPRIDVGLDAGDRPAEQMVLQVTRPVEEAVRRVPGVRDVRSTTSRGSAEVSVTMQWGTDMSLATLQVNSAISQIMPSLPQGTSLLTRRMDPTVFPIIAYSLTSSDLSLARLHDLAAYELRPLLSSVDNVARIGVTGGDEQEFRVTVDPGRLTAYGLSLQDVARALSVANVLQAVGRMEDHYKLFLVLSDTRFKDLADIRRTVLTSGSNGLVRLEDVATVESSTVPRWIRVTADGRPAVLLQVYQQPGGNSVRIARDVKAKLKAYAPQLPKGVKIANWYDQSRLVVASAASVRDAILIGIGLAALVLLAFLRSLKITLIAVLVVPTVLAATVVLLSALGMSFNIMTLGGMAAAVGLIIDDAIVMNEHIVRRLRGREQGHRESVMRAAREFFPPLAGSSAATIVIFVPLAFLGGLTGSFFKALSLTMASSLFISFLVSWLAIPLLAGRLLREKDAARPEGGRLTDRVNERYAAWLRRLLDRPWLALVLVAALLAGGLLAFAHLGSGFMPSMDEGGFILDYRTPPGTALSETDRLLRQVEEIVSATPEVETYSRRTGTGLGGGLSEANEGDFFIRLKNRRQRDIWAIMDDVRGRIERRVPGIEVETAQLMEDLIGDLTAVPQPVEVKLFYDTPGPLESTARQVAARLRRVPGIVGVRDGINPAGDALDIRVDKTRAALEGLDPEAVTALVRDALSGTVTTQVQEPVKMVGVRVWIPEAMRGTEPDISKLLLRAPDGHLFPLGRIAKVTAVTGQPQISRENLKRMVAVTGRISGRDLGSVMGDVKKAMGAQKLPRGMYYELGGTYAQQQIAFAGLRNVFAAAVGLVFLLLLYLYESFRVAAAIMVIPLLAVAAVFAGLWAAGIELNISAIMGMTMIIGIVTEVAIFYFSEYHDLLPQLGHREAAVQAGVNRFRPIAMTTLAAILTLLPLAFALGQGSAMQQPLAVAIISGLVVQLPLVLLIMPVLFDRLSGGAGAAPRAGSEPPPGKGKREEGDLQGDDRDP, from the coding sequence GTGAACTTCACGAACTGGATCCAGGCCCACCGCCGGTCGATCCTGTTCCTCCTGGCCCTGCTCGCGGCAGGCGGGCTGGCGGCCTCCTTCGGCATGCCGGTCACGCTCTTCCCCCGCGTCAACTTCCCGCGCATCGACGTCGGCCTCGACGCCGGGGACAGGCCCGCCGAGCAGATGGTGCTGCAGGTGACGCGGCCCGTGGAGGAGGCCGTGCGCCGGGTGCCCGGCGTGCGCGACGTGCGCTCCACGACCAGCCGGGGCAGTGCCGAGGTCTCGGTGACCATGCAGTGGGGCACGGACATGTCCCTGGCCACGCTGCAGGTCAACTCGGCCATCAGCCAGATCATGCCGAGCCTGCCGCAGGGCACGTCCCTGCTCACCCGGCGCATGGATCCCACCGTCTTTCCCATCATCGCCTACAGCCTGACCTCGTCCGACCTCTCGCTGGCCAGGCTGCACGACCTGGCGGCCTATGAGCTGCGGCCGCTGCTCTCGAGCGTGGACAACGTGGCCCGCATCGGCGTGACCGGCGGCGACGAGCAGGAGTTCCGCGTCACCGTGGACCCGGGGCGCCTCACGGCCTACGGCCTGTCTCTGCAGGACGTGGCCCGGGCGCTGAGCGTGGCCAACGTGCTGCAGGCCGTGGGCCGCATGGAGGACCACTACAAGCTCTTCCTGGTGCTCTCGGACACCCGCTTCAAGGACCTCGCGGACATCCGGCGCACGGTGCTCACGAGCGGGAGCAACGGGCTGGTGCGTCTGGAGGACGTGGCCACGGTGGAGAGCTCCACCGTGCCGCGCTGGATCAGGGTCACGGCGGACGGGCGGCCCGCGGTGCTGCTGCAGGTCTACCAGCAGCCGGGCGGCAACTCCGTGCGCATCGCGCGCGACGTCAAGGCCAAGCTCAAGGCCTACGCGCCGCAGCTGCCCAAGGGCGTGAAGATCGCCAACTGGTACGACCAGAGCCGCCTGGTGGTCGCTTCCGCGGCCAGCGTGCGCGACGCCATCCTCATCGGCATCGGCCTGGCCGCGCTGGTGCTCCTCGCCTTCCTGCGCAGCCTGAAGATCACCCTGATCGCCGTGCTCGTGGTGCCCACGGTGCTCGCGGCCACGGTGGTGCTGCTCTCGGCCCTCGGCATGAGCTTCAACATCATGACCCTCGGCGGCATGGCCGCGGCGGTGGGGCTCATCATCGACGACGCCATCGTCATGAACGAACACATCGTGCGGCGGCTGCGCGGCCGGGAGCAGGGACACCGCGAGAGCGTCATGCGTGCCGCGCGCGAGTTCTTCCCGCCCCTGGCCGGGTCGAGCGCCGCGACCATCGTCATCTTCGTGCCCCTGGCCTTCCTGGGCGGGCTCACCGGCTCCTTCTTCAAGGCCCTCTCCCTGACCATGGCCTCGTCCCTGTTCATCTCCTTCCTCGTCTCCTGGCTGGCCATCCCCCTGCTCGCCGGGCGCCTCCTGCGCGAGAAGGACGCGGCCCGTCCCGAGGGCGGCCGTCTCACGGACCGGGTGAACGAGCGCTACGCCGCCTGGCTGCGCCGCCTGCTGGACCGCCCGTGGCTCGCCCTCGTCCTGGTGGCGGCGCTCCTGGCCGGAGGCCTCCTGGCCTTCGCCCATCTGGGCTCCGGCTTCATGCCCTCCATGGACGAGGGAGGCTTCATCCTGGACTACCGGACCCCGCCCGGCACCGCGCTCAGCGAGACGGACCGCCTGCTGCGCCAGGTGGAGGAGATCGTCTCCGCCACGCCCGAGGTGGAGACCTATTCGCGGCGTACCGGCACGGGGCTCGGCGGAGGGCTCTCCGAGGCCAACGAGGGCGACTTCTTCATCCGCCTGAAGAACAGGCGGCAGCGCGACATCTGGGCGATCATGGACGACGTGCGCGGCAGGATCGAGCGCCGCGTGCCGGGCATAGAGGTGGAGACGGCCCAGCTCATGGAGGACCTCATCGGCGACCTGACGGCCGTGCCCCAGCCCGTGGAGGTGAAGCTCTTCTACGACACCCCCGGGCCGCTCGAGTCGACGGCCAGGCAGGTGGCCGCGCGGCTGCGCCGCGTGCCCGGGATCGTCGGCGTGCGCGACGGCATAAACCCGGCGGGCGACGCGCTCGACATCCGCGTGGACAAGACCAGGGCGGCGCTCGAGGGCCTGGACCCGGAGGCCGTGACCGCGCTCGTGCGCGACGCCCTGAGCGGCACGGTGACCACCCAGGTCCAGGAGCCCGTCAAGATGGTCGGGGTCAGGGTCTGGATTCCCGAGGCCATGCGCGGCACCGAGCCCGACATCTCGAAGCTGCTCCTCAGGGCCCCGGACGGCCACCTCTTCCCCCTGGGACGCATCGCAAAGGTCACGGCGGTCACCGGGCAGCCGCAGATAAGCCGCGAGAACCTCAAGCGCATGGTCGCGGTCACCGGGCGCATCAGCGGCCGCGACCTCGGCTCGGTCATGGGCGACGTGAAGAAGGCGATGGGCGCGCAAAAGCTGCCGCGCGGCATGTACTACGAGCTCGGCGGCACCTACGCGCAGCAGCAGATCGCCTTCGCCGGACTGCGCAACGTCTTCGCCGCGGCCGTGGGCCTGGTCTTCCTTCTGCTCCTTTATCTCTACGAAAGCTTCCGGGTGGCCGCGGCCATCATGGTCATCCCGCTCCTGGCCGTGGCCGCGGTCTTCGCCGGGCTGTGGGCAGCGGGCATAGAGCTGAACATCTCCGCGATCATGGGCATGACCATGATCATCGGCATCGTGACCGAGGTGGCGATCTTCTACTTCTCCGAATACCACGACCTCCTGCCCCAGCTCGGCCACCGCGAGGCCGCGGTGCAGGCGGGCGTGAACCGCTTCCGCCCCATCGCCATGACCACCCTGGCGGCCATCCTGACCCTCCTGCCCCTGGCCTTCGCCCTCGGGCAGGGATCGGCCATGCAGCAGCCGCTCGCCGTGGCCATCATCTCGGGGCTCGTGGTGCAGCTGCCGCTCGTGCTGCTGATCATGCCGGTGCTCTTCGACCGGCTGTCCGGCGGCGCCGGGGCGGCGCCCCGCGCAGGGAGCGAGCCGCCCCCGGGAAAGGGGAAGAGGGAGGAGGGAGACCTGCAAGGAGACGATCGTGATCCGTGA
- a CDS encoding efflux RND transporter periplasmic adaptor subunit — MTRTTRTTPNIRKTKSVRFAAAVLALVCPLLLLSVPARTAQGKDGQDGSSVLVKTAALTRKSVESTLSAYGQVLLDPRQTAAVSFPRKGTVERLMVAQGQMVRKGAPLASFRSAPEELAAFRQAQLGVDYAGRDLERVRRMLGQHLATTADLATAEKTLEDARSALKAQRSRGTGTPSEVVRAPFDGIVSQVAVKQGDIVPAGGLVLQIGRNSGLRAVLGVEPEDVSMVADGMEVRITPVFDHDRPVEGRIAAVYGIINPQTRLVDVVVALSSGGAGMVPGMQVRGKIVLGTTRSFVVPRSAVLRDADGKAGLFQVKDGHAVHVPVTCGVETDGEVAVSGSLDPALPVVVSGNYELRDGTAVREEGR; from the coding sequence ATGACCCGAACGACCAGAACGACCCCAAATATCAGAAAGACCAAGTCCGTCCGGTTCGCGGCCGCCGTCCTCGCCCTGGTCTGCCCGCTGCTCCTGCTTTCCGTTCCCGCCCGGACGGCCCAGGGCAAGGACGGGCAGGACGGGTCGAGCGTCCTGGTGAAGACGGCGGCGCTCACGCGAAAGTCCGTGGAATCCACCCTTTCGGCCTACGGCCAGGTGCTCCTGGACCCGCGGCAGACAGCCGCCGTGTCCTTTCCCCGGAAGGGGACCGTCGAGCGTCTGATGGTCGCCCAGGGGCAGATGGTGCGCAAGGGCGCGCCCCTGGCGAGCTTTCGCTCGGCCCCGGAGGAGCTGGCCGCGTTCAGGCAGGCGCAGCTGGGCGTGGACTACGCGGGCCGCGATCTCGAGCGCGTGCGGCGCATGCTGGGGCAGCACCTGGCGACCACGGCCGACCTGGCGACGGCGGAAAAGACCCTGGAAGACGCCCGTTCCGCCCTGAAGGCCCAGCGCAGCCGGGGAACGGGCACGCCGAGCGAGGTCGTCCGCGCGCCCTTCGACGGCATCGTCTCCCAGGTCGCGGTCAAGCAGGGGGATATCGTCCCGGCGGGCGGCCTCGTGCTCCAGATCGGGCGCAACTCCGGGCTTCGGGCCGTGCTCGGCGTGGAGCCGGAAGACGTCTCCATGGTCGCGGACGGCATGGAGGTGCGCATCACCCCGGTCTTCGACCACGACCGCCCGGTGGAGGGACGCATCGCGGCCGTGTACGGGATCATCAATCCCCAGACGCGTCTCGTGGACGTCGTGGTCGCGCTTTCGTCCGGCGGCGCGGGCATGGTCCCGGGCATGCAGGTGCGCGGGAAGATCGTCCTGGGCACGACCCGGTCCTTCGTGGTCCCCCGCTCGGCGGTGCTGCGCGACGCGGACGGCAAGGCGGGCCTCTTCCAGGTCAAGGACGGCCATGCCGTGCACGTCCCCGTGACCTGCGGCGTGGAGACGGACGGCGAGGTCGCCGTGTCGGGCTCCCTCGATCCGGCGCTGCCCGTGGTGGTCTCGGGCAACTACGAGCTTCGGGACGGCACGGCCGTGCGGGAGGAGGGCCGGTGA